A single Rhopalosiphum padi isolate XX-2018 chromosome 4, ASM2088224v1, whole genome shotgun sequence DNA region contains:
- the LOC132930885 gene encoding uncharacterized protein LOC132930885 encodes MPKRRCVFTPQLKLEFPFLQDADEVGKIFCTICKSVFSIEHGGRSDITQHVTKVKKHLLALSAASKHEKVTSFFLKNDLSGSTDESRRTAAQEGIFAFHTVIHNHSFRSMDCTSSLLKQMYNKKFTCARTKAESIVLNVLAPFAMQQIYKEIENINFATIMIDTSNHKNLKIVPILIRYFKPNSGIQIKVFEVTNLKGETANILSTYIIESLKKHKLSDKIVAFSGDNCNTNFGGVLRKGSNNVFSILNNNLKTNIFGVGCAAHILHNAMQSSADVLPIDVEIIVNKIFQFFHIYTVRVEHLKEFCEYANVEYKNILGSVKTRWLSLLPAITRIIDIYPGLKSYFEKQEKCPTILKSFFNDPMSIVWFHFLQSQLKVVCDTVTKIEGDKISACEVAEELEILVGKIKNRKHLNFLTTNILSLLNDLKNNNMYNESSFKKSTDLFYNTFLSYVEKWGCHFDQLKIFHWVQLINCPTWENVQKCIKFLMENNRNNSNIKLDEDNLFDEFSHVEQIFKSRIHEWQKNSAKVEVKWCEIFEYTKAHNIDTTNISKIVEYSLAIPGTNAAVERIFSTINVLWTDEKNRFLVETIKSIIIVKTHFKNLSCNEFYNILLKETRLLDEIGSAQKYTKTSKEEIYMPSSSK; translated from the coding sequence atgccCAAAAGACGGTGCGTTTTTACTCcacaattaaaattagaatttccttTTTTACAAGATGCTGACGAagtaggaaaaatattttgtaccataTGTAAGTCAGTGTTTTCTATAGAACATGGTGGACGTTCAGACATAACACAACAtgttacaaaagtaaaaaaacatttactggCATTATCAGCTGCATCAAAACACGAAAAggtaacttctttttttttaaaaaatgatctgAGTGGGTCCACTGACGAAAGTAGACGTACTGCAGCACAAGAAGGGATATTCGCATTTCATACCGTGATACACAATCACTCATTTCGATCAATGGACTGCACATCATctcttttaaaacaaatgtataataaaaaatttacatgtgCGAGAACTAAGGCTGAATCGattgttttaaatgtgttaGCTCCTTTCGCCATGCAACAAATTTATaaggaaatagaaaatataaattttgctaCAATTATGATAGATACTTCTAACCATAAGAACCTAAAAATCGTACCAATTTTAATACGTTATTTCAAACCAAATTCGGGAATACAAATCAAAGTTTTTgaagtaacaaatttaaaaggagaaacagcaaatattttatcaacttatataattgaaagtttaaaaaagcATAAGTTGTCAGATAAAATTGTTGCATTTTCTGGAGATAATTGCAATACTAACTTTGGAGGTGTTTTAAGAAAAggatcaaataatgttttttcaattttaaataacaatttaaaaacgaatatttttggaGTAGGTTGCGCTGCTCATATTTTGCACAACGCTATGCAATCAAGTGCTGATGTGTTACCTATTGATGTAGAAATCATAGTTaacaaaatttttcaattttttcatatcTATACAGTTCGAGTTGAACATTTGAAAGAGTTTTGTGAATATGcaaatgttgaatataaaaatattcttggaagTGTAAAAACTCGTTGGTTATCCTTATTACCTGCAATAACaagaattattgatatttacccGGGCTTAAAATCATACTTCGAGAAACAGGAAAAGTGtcctacaatattaaaatcgttttttaacgATCCTATGTCTATAGTGTggtttcattttttacaaagCCAATTAAAGGTTGTCTGTGATACTGTAACTAAAATAGAAGGAGATAAAATATCAGCCTGTGAAGTTGCAGAGGAATTAGAAATTTtagttggaaaaataaaaaatagaaaacatctAAACTTccttacaacaaatattttatcgcttttaaatgatttaaaaaacaataatatgtataatgaaagctcattcaaaaaaagtactgatctattttataatacttttttatcttACGTAGAAAAATGGGGTTGCCACTTTGAccagttgaaaatatttcattgggTCCAACTAATAAACTGTCCTACTTgggaaaatgttcaaaaatgtattaaatttcttatgGAAAACAACCGAAATAattctaacataaaattagatgaagataatttatttgatgaattcaGTCATGtagaacaaatttttaaatcacgaATTCATGAATGGCAAAAAAATTCCGCTAAAGTAGAAGTTAAGTGGtgtgaaatatttgaatacactaAAGCTCATAACATTGATACAACTAACATATCAAAAATCGTAGAATATTCTTTGGCAATTCCTGGTACAAATGCTGCAGTAGAACGGATTTTTTCAACCATTAATGTGTTGTGGACAgatgaaaaaaatcgatttttggttgaaactatcaaatcaattataatcgtaaaaacacactttaaaaacttatcttgtaatgagttttataatattctattaaaagaaACTAGGTTACTTGATGAAATCGGTTCAGCacaaaagtatacaaaaacatCAAAAGAAGAAATTTACATGCCATcgtcatcaaaataa